One window from the genome of Candidatus Kaelpia imicola encodes:
- a CDS encoding nucleotidyl transferase AbiEii/AbiGii toxin family protein codes for VTVKHFFQEPFSGKDIIKQGKILSLSLDESVAEKLKAAISRLTPAIRDYYDLGHFIKSGFNFAHRDFLKMVNKKLSLDGYKRDYSYNLGLSGQAIEELKRIRDKDLTPMIRTDEKFDLDLVLAYFNKLFDQMKA; via the coding sequence ATGTTACAGTTAAACATTTTTTCCAAGAACCTTTTTCAGGCAAAGATATTATTAAACAAGGAAAGATATTGTCGTTATCTTTAGATGAGAGCGTAGCTGAGAAGCTTAAAGCTGCTATTTCACGATTAACGCCTGCGATTAGGGATTATTATGACCTGGGCCATTTCATTAAGAGCGGGTTTAATTTTGCGCATCGAGATTTCTTAAAAATGGTCAATAAGAAATTAAGCCTTGATGGGTATAAAAGAGATTATTCGTATAATCTGGGTTTGTCTGGACAAGCAATTGAAGAACTAAAAAGAATCAGAGACAAAGATCTTACTCCTATGATTAGAACTGATGAAAAGTTTGATTTGGATCTGGTTTTAGCTTATTTTAATAAACTATTTGATCAGATGAAAGCGTAA